A stretch of the Danio rerio strain Tuebingen ecotype United States chromosome 18, GRCz12tu, whole genome shotgun sequence genome encodes the following:
- the pglyrp5 gene encoding peptidoglycan recognition protein 5 (The RefSeq protein has 3 substitutions compared to this genomic sequence), whose protein sequence is MQHSFFIFLYTGAEFLHETGKYAEVHVCCPSLSSRANKPVSLVMLEHTGNEKFVADMDGHTNTVDINADTVSRRGWDAVQPREMTQMESPAHTVIVHHTALRFCAHPRESVTELAHIQRMHMQERGFDDIGYNFLISGDGTVYEGRGWGIVGAHAKEHNFYSVGIAFMGNLNADLPSSASLSALLRLLHIGVLHGHVRPNFVLLGHKDVAKTACPGENLYSVLPKLRDRLQNNELLQA, encoded by the exons ATGCAGCACAGTTTCTTCATCTTCCTGTACACAGGAGCTGAATTTCTGCACGAGACTGGAAAGTACGCGGAAGTTCACGTATGTTGTCCCTCCCTGTCATCCAGAGCTAATAAACCTGTCAGTTTAGTCATGTTGGAGCATACAGGGAACGAAAAGTTTGTCGCTGATATGGACGGACACACAAACACCGTGGACATAAACGCAG ATATAGTGAGTCGTCGTGGTTGGGACGCCGTGCAGCCTCGGGAAATGACTCAGATGGAGAGTCCCGCGCACACAGTGATCGTTCACCACACCGCGCTCCGGTTCTGCGCGCACCCGCGAGAAAGCGTCACCGAGCTCGCGCACATTCAGCGCATGCACATGCAGGAGCGGGGATTCGACGATATCGGTTACAA CTTTCTAATATCTGGAGATGGGACGGTGTATGAAGGCAGAGGATGGGGGATTGTAGGAGCTCATGCTAAAGAACACAACTTTTATTCTGTTGGCATCGCCTTCATGGGCAACTTCAATG CTGATTTGCCAAGCTCTGCGTCGCTGTCTGCTCTGCTTAGACTGCTTCACATTGGAGTGCTTCATGGGCATGTGCGACCCAATTTTGTGCTTCTGGGACATAAAGACGTTGCAAAAACTGCTTGTCCTGGGGAAAATTTATACTCTGTGCTACCAAAACTAAGAGACCGATTGCAAAACAATGAACTTTTGCATGCATAA